A region from the Candidatus Methanoperedens sp. genome encodes:
- a CDS encoding transposase, whose translation MKKTYQFRICPNMNQEVILNRTLGTCRYLYNNALAERKKQAEL comes from the coding sequence ATGAAAAAGACATATCAATTCAGAATATGCCCTAATATGAATCAGGAGGTTATTTTGAATAGAACGCTTGGAACATGCAGGTATCTCTATAATAATGCTCTCGCAGAACGAAAGAAACAAGCAGAGCT